In Spinacia oleracea cultivar Varoflay chromosome 5, BTI_SOV_V1, whole genome shotgun sequence, a single window of DNA contains:
- the LOC110782392 gene encoding 1-aminocyclopropane-1-carboxylate oxidase homolog 1 isoform X2, which yields MGSNGTTYDHDYDWEKDLSELMSTKSGVKGLVDSGILKIPKMFVSSDRNHLKQANSDNDGIENQVPIINLEGYESKRRMIIVNEVLEASRKWGMFQVINHGVQTDVMMNMLESVCDFHEQAKEMKEEYYSHDSSRKVWYYATIHPVLRAAFWKDTIACEFENLTADFEALPKICRKPMSDYVKHIVELKGKLCKLLSEALGLESDHLELMECMEARKLVGHYYPPCPEPHLTLGTVHHTDPYFLAILLQGDIDGLQVLHQNQWVHVPPVEGSLIVMIGDMLQVISNDMFRSAEHRVLANRKGPRLSAACFLYPNSRNNNRKYEPIQELLSDKNPAVYKEISQIEYLKLFSLHGSCSTKVLPHIKL from the exons ATGGGGAGTAATGGTACTACTTATGATCATGATTATGATTGGGAGAAAGATTTGAGTGAACTTATGTCAACAAAATCAGGTGTAAAAGGACTTGTTGATTCTGGTATCCTTAAAATCCCCAAAATGTTTGTTTCTTCTGACAGGAATCATCTGAAGCAAGCGAACTCTGATAATGATGGTATCGAGAATCAAGTTCCAATCATAAATCTCGAGGGTTATGAAAGTAAAAGGCGTATGATTATTGTTAATGAAGTATTAGAAGCTTCGAGGAAATGGGGTATGTTTCAAGTTATCAACCATGGAGTTCAAACAGATGTGATGATGAACATGTTGGAAAGTGTTTGTGATTTTCACGAGCAGGCGAAAGAGATGAAGGAGGAGTATTATTCACATGATTCTTCGAGGAAGGTGTGGTATTATGCGACTATTCACCCGGTTCTTAGAGCTGCATTTTGGAAAGATACAATTGCTTGTGAGTTTGAGAACTTGACAGCAGATTTTGAAGCCTTACCTAAAATTTGCAG GAAGCCTATGTCTGATTATGTCAAACACATTGTTGAATTGAAAGGGAAGTTATGCAAGTTGCTTTCTGAGGCTTTAGGGTTAGAGAGTGACCACCTTGAACTAATGGAATGCATGGAAGCTCGGAAGTTGGTGGGTCATTACTACCCACCTTGCCCCGAGCCGCATTTGACTCTGGGCACGGTGCACCATACTGATCCTTATTTTTTAGCCATTCTGTTACAAGGCGACATAGACGGACTCCAAGTCTTGCATCAGAATCAGTGGGTACACGTGCCGCCGGTGGAGGGTTCGCTTATCGTTATGATAGGTGATATGCTGCAG GTGATAAGCAATGATATGTTCAGAAGTGCTGAACATAGAGTACTGGCAAATCGAAAAGGACCCAGGTTATCAGCAGCATGTTTTCTGTATCCAAATAGCAGAAATAACAATCGAAAATATGAACCAATACAGGAACTTCTTTCTGATAAAAATCCTGCAGTTTACAAAGAAATATCACAGATTGAATATCTCAAGCTTTTCAGTTTACATGGAAGTTGCAGTACTAAAGTTCTTCCTCATATCAAGCTTTAA
- the LOC110782392 gene encoding 1-aminocyclopropane-1-carboxylate oxidase homolog 1 isoform X1, with protein sequence MGSNGTTYDHDYDWEKDLSELMSTKSGVKGLVDSGILKIPKMFVSSDRNHLKQANSDNDGIENQVPIINLEGYESKRRMIIVNEVLEASRKWGMFQVINHGVQTDVMMNMLESVCDFHEQAKEMKEEYYSHDSSRKVWYYATIHPVLRAAFWKDTIACEFENLTADFEALPKICRFQKPMSDYVKHIVELKGKLCKLLSEALGLESDHLELMECMEARKLVGHYYPPCPEPHLTLGTVHHTDPYFLAILLQGDIDGLQVLHQNQWVHVPPVEGSLIVMIGDMLQVISNDMFRSAEHRVLANRKGPRLSAACFLYPNSRNNNRKYEPIQELLSDKNPAVYKEISQIEYLKLFSLHGSCSTKVLPHIKL encoded by the exons ATGGGGAGTAATGGTACTACTTATGATCATGATTATGATTGGGAGAAAGATTTGAGTGAACTTATGTCAACAAAATCAGGTGTAAAAGGACTTGTTGATTCTGGTATCCTTAAAATCCCCAAAATGTTTGTTTCTTCTGACAGGAATCATCTGAAGCAAGCGAACTCTGATAATGATGGTATCGAGAATCAAGTTCCAATCATAAATCTCGAGGGTTATGAAAGTAAAAGGCGTATGATTATTGTTAATGAAGTATTAGAAGCTTCGAGGAAATGGGGTATGTTTCAAGTTATCAACCATGGAGTTCAAACAGATGTGATGATGAACATGTTGGAAAGTGTTTGTGATTTTCACGAGCAGGCGAAAGAGATGAAGGAGGAGTATTATTCACATGATTCTTCGAGGAAGGTGTGGTATTATGCGACTATTCACCCGGTTCTTAGAGCTGCATTTTGGAAAGATACAATTGCTTGTGAGTTTGAGAACTTGACAGCAGATTTTGAAGCCTTACCTAAAATTTGCAGGTTTCA GAAGCCTATGTCTGATTATGTCAAACACATTGTTGAATTGAAAGGGAAGTTATGCAAGTTGCTTTCTGAGGCTTTAGGGTTAGAGAGTGACCACCTTGAACTAATGGAATGCATGGAAGCTCGGAAGTTGGTGGGTCATTACTACCCACCTTGCCCCGAGCCGCATTTGACTCTGGGCACGGTGCACCATACTGATCCTTATTTTTTAGCCATTCTGTTACAAGGCGACATAGACGGACTCCAAGTCTTGCATCAGAATCAGTGGGTACACGTGCCGCCGGTGGAGGGTTCGCTTATCGTTATGATAGGTGATATGCTGCAG GTGATAAGCAATGATATGTTCAGAAGTGCTGAACATAGAGTACTGGCAAATCGAAAAGGACCCAGGTTATCAGCAGCATGTTTTCTGTATCCAAATAGCAGAAATAACAATCGAAAATATGAACCAATACAGGAACTTCTTTCTGATAAAAATCCTGCAGTTTACAAAGAAATATCACAGATTGAATATCTCAAGCTTTTCAGTTTACATGGAAGTTGCAGTACTAAAGTTCTTCCTCATATCAAGCTTTAA